The following coding sequences are from one Dermacentor andersoni chromosome 5, qqDerAnde1_hic_scaffold, whole genome shotgun sequence window:
- the LOC129385172 gene encoding neprilysin-1-like, translating into MEKASKALHSRKLSVRPLKPKSTFESEVNRQSMKMHHGSTTTGVDHDWQLVQVEPKRSTVRLLIAAAVLVAVVVTCVCVYLLVFRKPQIPRVQCKSKPCLDHAERLLASIDTSVDPCHDFYAFTCGLWQSSSPQKSVQDVMNEKATQDELKEISTDLWNVGRPSRLYNKCLNPEPSDIAANIVALEEIMANLFLTWPMENPQPTDAHPLDVMVELAFKWDINFIFSMEAARTSAIGNILVFRRIYSSAAWVDRFEKSMSAEQYEDIVKAHLNYLGANMTNANCTLLQLLENSFIEARLHKAHTVSKWFIMDKIDLETQSFKPGIWLQYLQLHSEDMGFKWSAPDSVLLEDADILSDVEKLFKKHTHVELLTGIAWMFIQSHLWAVVGKPQLMFESDVEKKCQYACLEYVNLRLGILLSAEHLNQRYPTKEARLAISSFLLGIKSEFITLMRNSSWIDVQSRQTAEQKITSMNLNLLPAEQFFVPAKRLLLYQRFPFMNDSGFFGSWLQASRIYQKLHIHEHFRDVYRKRRTFLYEPYSYSYLLNDISAGTVALEPPMFYEGGPYMINYAGAATRVAREIAKSFDPQGVHVDNHGDTVTWWGTQHSAEYRSRATCDLGEGAPATMGVFPTIPAIEASHAAYKRVLSNLWALRGKRTDLRIPGLERYNDDMVFFLTYCYALCSKKGDPMGKAECNVPLRHFDHFGKAFHCSQGSPMRAAEKCTFFSS; encoded by the exons ATGGAGAAAGCGAGCAAAGCCCTTCACAGTCGAAAACTATCCGTGCGTCCCTTGAAGCCGAAATCCACATTTGAAAGCGAGGTGAACAGACAAAGTATGAAAATG CACCACGGGAGCACTACGACTGGGGTCGATCATGACTGGCAGCTGGTCCAGGTAGAACCGAAGCGCAGTACAGTGCGGCTGTTGATAGCAGCCGCCGTGTTAGTGGCCGTGGTGGTGACCTGTGTCTGCGTCTACTTGCTGGTCTTCAGAAAGCCCCAGATACCACGCGTACAGTGCAAGTCAAAGCCCTGCCTCGATCACGCCGAGAGACTTCTCGCGTCGATAGACACCAGCGTGGATCCCTGCCACGACTTTTACGCATTCACCTGTGGCCTTTGGCAGAGCTCTTCTCCCCAGAAATCAGTTCAAGACGTCATGAACGAAAAGGCAACACAAGACGAGCTCAAGGAGATAAGCACTGATCTATGGAATGTTGGGAGACCCAGCCGTCTCTACAACAAATGTTTGAATCCAGAGCCAAGCGACATCGCAGCCAACATTGTTGCGCTCGAAGAGATCATGGCAAACTTGTTTCTGACTTGGCCTATGGAAAACCCTCAGCCTACGGACGCGCATCCTTTGGACGTGATGGTTGAACTGGCCTTTAAGTGGGACATTAACTTTATATTCAGTATGGAAGCCGCACGCACGAGTGCTATCGGCAACATCTTGGTTTTTCGGAGGATTTACAGTAGCGCCGCTTGGGTTGATCGCTTCGAGAAGTCCATGAGCGCTGAGCAGTACGAGGACATTGTCAAGGCGCACTTGAATTACCTCGGTGCTAATATGACAAATGCAAATTGCACACTCCTACAGCTGTTAGAAAATTCGTTCATCGAAGCTAGACTCCATAAAGCACACACAGTGTCAAAGTGGTTCATTATGGACAAGATTGATCTCGAGACACAGTCATTCAAACCGGGAATTTGGTTACAATATCTCCAACTTCACTCTGAAGACATGGGCTTCAAGTGGTCTGCCCCTGACTCGGTACTACTAGAAGACGCTGATATACTATCAGATGTTGAGAAATTGTTTAAGAAGCACACTCACGTGGAGCTTCTGACTGGCATTGCCTGGATGTTCATACAGTCTCACCTGTGGGCAGTCGTTGGGAAACCGCAACTGATGTTCGAAAGTGACGTAGAAAAGAAGTGTCAGTACGCCTGTCTGGAATACGTAAACTTACGCTTGGGGATTCTCTTATCTGCCGAGCATTTAAATCAGCGCTACCCGACGAAAGAAGCCCGGCTCGCGATATCGAGCTTCCTGCTCGGCATTAAGAGCGAGTTCATAACGCTGATGAGAAACAGCTCGTGGATAGACGTGCAGAGCAGGCAAACAGCCGAACAAAAGATAACCTCGATGAATCTGAATTTATTACCAGCTGAGCAATTTTTTGTTCCTGCGAAGCGCCTTCTTCTTTACCAACGCTTCCCGTTCATGAATGATTCGGGTTTCTTTGGGAGCTGGCTGCAGGCTTCTCGGATTTACCAGAAACTTCACATCCATGAGCACTTCCGCGATGTGTACAGAAAGAGGCGCACTTTTCTTTACGAACCGTATTCCTACTCTTACTTGCTGAATGATATCAGTGCAGGCACTGTTGCGCTCGAACCTCCGATGTTCTACGAAGGAGGGCCTTACATGATCAACTACGCTGGTGCGGCAACTCGTGTTGCGCGAGAAATCGCGAAAAGCTTCGACCCGCAGGGTGTTCATGTGGACAACCATGGTGATACTGTCACTTGGTGGGGCACGCAGCACTCGGCCGAATACCGCAGTCGTGCCACCTGCGACTTAGGCGAAGGAGCGCCCGCGACGATGGGTGTCTTTCCGACGATACCCGCAATCGAAGCATCTCACGCGGCGTATAAGAGGGTGCTCTCAAACCTGTGGGCCCTAAGAGGCAAGCGCACAGACCTCAGGATTCCGGGACTGGAGAGATACAATGACGACATGGTGTTCTTCCTAACTTACTGCTACGCATTGTGCTCCAAAAAAGGTGACCCGATGGGAAAAGCAGAGTGCAATGTACCACTCAGGCACTTCGATCACTTCGGCAAAGCCTTCCACTGTTCTCAAGGCTCACCAATGAGAGCCGCGGAAAAATgcactttcttttcttcgtgA